The DNA window TTGCGGATGATCTCGGCGAGGCGGGCGCGGGAGGCTGATTTGGACAATGGTTTTTCTCGGAAGTTTTCGGGGTGGGCCGCAATCTATCGGCGGATGGCCGCACATTCCAGCGTCGATGTCGCGCCGTCAACAGCAGGGCCAGCCCGCGCAAAGGCCGGTTGTAACGCTCAAAGGTTCCGGGGTAGGGGATACCCCGCTTTCACCGCGCGAGAACGGGCGAGATAAAAATGACCATCGAATTCCACACCTGGAACACGCCGAACGGCCGCAAGATCAGCGTCGCACTGGAGGAGATGGGGCTGCCGTACAAGGTGATCCCGGTCAACATCAGCAAGGGCGAACAGATGGCGCCCGCCTTCCTGGAGATCAGCCCCAACAACAAGATTCCGGCGATCGTCGATCCTGATGGACCCGGCGGCCAACGCGTCAGCGTGTTCGAGTCCGGCGCGATTCTGCTCTATCTCGGCGAGAAGACCGGCAAATTTCTGCCCAAGCCGCTGATCGAGCGCATCCCGGTGCTGGAATGGCTGATGTGGCAGATGGGCGGCTTCGGGCCGATGCCGGGCCAGGTGCATCACTTCATTGCGCTGGAGAACGAGCAGGAGCGCGCCTACGGCCTGAAGCGTTTTATGGCGGAGACGCGCCGGCTCTATGGTGTGCTCGATCGCAGGCTCGCGACCCATGAATTCGTCGCGGGCGAGCTCTCGGTCGCCGACTTCGCGATCCTCGGCTGGGCCTGGCGGCATCCGCGCCACAAGGTGGAGCTCTCCGATTTCCCCCACGTCGGCCGCTGGTACGAGGCGCTGATGGCGCGCCCCGCCGTCAAGCGCGGCATGGAAGCGAAACTGGATTGATACGAGCGCGTCATGCCCCGC is part of the Bradyrhizobium canariense genome and encodes:
- a CDS encoding glutathione S-transferase family protein, encoding MTIEFHTWNTPNGRKISVALEEMGLPYKVIPVNISKGEQMAPAFLEISPNNKIPAIVDPDGPGGQRVSVFESGAILLYLGEKTGKFLPKPLIERIPVLEWLMWQMGGFGPMPGQVHHFIALENEQERAYGLKRFMAETRRLYGVLDRRLATHEFVAGELSVADFAILGWAWRHPRHKVELSDFPHVGRWYEALMARPAVKRGMEAKLD